A region of Hydrogenimonas cancrithermarum DNA encodes the following proteins:
- a CDS encoding NUDIX domain-containing protein, translating to MIENFRIEPLEESHFVRPALVRYTQEGVEKCWEVIRAHDSVAILIYHKTKDAFILVKQFRPAVYLQNGDGHTYELCAGIVDKESSLLQIAKEEIEEECGYDVPLESIEKVTAFYTSVGFAGSKQTLYFAEVDETMKRGDGGGIEMEQIEVIELPLSEARRFMFDETIVKTPGLLFAFMWFFDRFSR from the coding sequence ATGATCGAAAATTTCCGTATCGAACCGTTGGAGGAGTCACATTTCGTAAGACCGGCACTGGTGCGTTACACGCAAGAGGGGGTCGAAAAGTGCTGGGAGGTGATTCGCGCCCATGACAGTGTCGCGATTTTGATCTATCATAAAACGAAAGATGCTTTCATTCTCGTCAAGCAGTTTAGACCGGCGGTCTATCTGCAAAATGGCGATGGCCACACCTATGAACTCTGTGCCGGAATCGTCGACAAAGAGAGTTCGCTGCTGCAGATTGCAAAGGAGGAGATTGAGGAGGAGTGTGGTTACGACGTCCCGCTCGAATCGATCGAAAAGGTGACGGCATTTTACACATCGGTCGGCTTTGCCGGATCGAAACAGACGCTCTACTTTGCCGAAGTGGACGAAACGATGAAGAGGGGTGATGGAGGCGGCATCGAGATGGAGCAGATCGAAGTGATCGAGCTGCCGTTGAGCGAGGCCCGGCGTTTCATGTTCGATGAAACGATCGTCAAGACGCCCGGGCTTCTGTTCGCGTTCATGTGGTTTTTCGACCGCTTCAGTCG
- a CDS encoding peptidoglycan DD-metalloendopeptidase family protein, whose amino-acid sequence MRTFLFLIFFLASFLQASIVQKAPWPQGESFLHFLEHHGMPQSIYWNLDKEDKELCEEIRAGVTYYTMTDDNGSTIEQVLIPINEELQIHLVRDGDGYRFEMIPVAYEEITDIFALPIERSPYQDIIKATNNRLLAYAFVDAFKNSFDFTRLRKGDMVAVVYKEKLRLGHPYGLPTIEAAMIEKRKKPTYLFRFKERYYDEKGREVEGFLFRKPVNHVRITSRFTLRRWHPVLHRYRAHLGVDFGGRTGTPIYAAADGRIIFAGRLGGYGNVIKIRHRDGFMTLYAHMHKFRRGMRRGKYVKKGQVIGYIGSTGMSTGPHLHFGLYKNGRPINPLGVIKVTKKTIYGKTRKEFLHYAKIMKEKLQKAVETKACPVRLDDLSKTDYCIDENASVGG is encoded by the coding sequence ATGAGAACATTTTTATTTCTTATCTTTTTTTTGGCCTCGTTTCTGCAGGCTTCCATTGTCCAGAAGGCGCCGTGGCCGCAGGGGGAAAGCTTTCTGCACTTCCTCGAGCATCACGGCATGCCACAGTCGATCTACTGGAACCTCGACAAAGAGGACAAGGAGCTTTGCGAGGAGATCCGTGCAGGCGTCACCTACTATACGATGACCGACGACAACGGTTCGACGATCGAGCAGGTGTTGATTCCAATCAACGAAGAGCTTCAGATTCATCTTGTACGCGACGGCGACGGCTACCGATTCGAAATGATCCCCGTTGCATATGAAGAGATTACCGATATCTTCGCTCTTCCGATCGAACGCTCTCCCTACCAGGATATCATCAAAGCCACGAACAACAGGCTTCTGGCGTACGCTTTCGTCGATGCGTTCAAAAACAGTTTCGATTTCACACGGCTTCGTAAAGGGGATATGGTCGCGGTGGTCTACAAGGAGAAACTGCGGCTTGGGCACCCTTACGGGCTTCCGACGATCGAAGCGGCGATGATCGAAAAGCGTAAAAAGCCGACCTACCTTTTCCGTTTCAAAGAGCGTTATTACGACGAAAAAGGGCGTGAAGTCGAGGGGTTTCTTTTTAGAAAGCCGGTCAACCACGTTCGAATCACTTCCCGTTTCACGCTCAGGCGCTGGCATCCGGTTTTGCATCGCTACCGTGCCCACCTCGGAGTCGATTTCGGCGGCAGGACAGGAACGCCGATCTATGCGGCGGCGGATGGACGCATTATCTTTGCGGGGCGGCTCGGTGGCTATGGCAACGTCATCAAGATCCGCCACAGAGATGGCTTCATGACACTCTATGCCCATATGCACAAGTTTCGTCGCGGTATGCGGCGCGGCAAATATGTCAAAAAGGGCCAAGTGATCGGCTATATCGGCTCGACCGGTATGAGTACCGGACCCCATCTGCACTTCGGTCTTTACAAAAACGGCCGTCCAATCAACCCGTTGGGCGTGATCAAAGTGACCAAAAAGACGATTTACGGCAAGACGAGAAAAGAGTTCCTGCATTATGCGAAGATCATGAAAGAGAAGCTGCAAAAAGCGGTCGAAACGAAAGCGTGCCCGGTACGGCTGGACGATCTTTCCAAAACCGACTACTGTATCGATGAAAATGCGAGTGTCGGCGGATGA
- a CDS encoding plasminogen-binding N-terminal domain-containing protein, whose translation MIRLFLSFLLFVLTLGAAEGPRSVTATLQNVDKEYATIDIGNLPIGASGIVIHRYNDSHRAIVASAAITASDASGTKIHLLPYHGLVQPKLPTIKTKPQNGDTVILGYLYDRVLPIVPNQKSLEKAKAEFPHLTLVHPDLFAAELSKVKEPLPRKRHFRRMCEKMHLGLVMFMFQDGTDFIDCISWKKVGHADVASVDEKEFKAPFFHRFESIPSAFFDWSDYTMNDFDRYYKKVEKK comes from the coding sequence ATGATACGCCTTTTTCTCTCTTTTCTCCTCTTCGTTCTAACGCTCGGTGCCGCGGAGGGTCCACGTAGTGTGACGGCGACTCTGCAAAATGTCGACAAAGAATATGCCACGATCGACATCGGAAACCTTCCAATCGGTGCAAGCGGAATCGTCATCCACCGCTATAACGATAGCCATCGCGCTATCGTCGCATCGGCTGCGATCACCGCCAGTGACGCAAGCGGTACGAAGATCCATTTGCTCCCCTATCACGGTCTCGTGCAACCCAAGCTTCCGACGATCAAAACGAAACCGCAAAACGGCGATACGGTCATTCTCGGATATCTTTACGACCGTGTCCTGCCGATCGTCCCCAATCAAAAATCGTTGGAAAAAGCGAAAGCCGAATTTCCCCATTTGACACTCGTTCACCCCGACCTTTTCGCCGCCGAACTCTCCAAAGTCAAAGAGCCGCTACCCCGCAAGCGCCATTTTCGGCGCATGTGTGAAAAGATGCATCTGGGCCTGGTGATGTTCATGTTCCAAGACGGCACCGACTTCATCGATTGCATCAGCTGGAAAAAGGTTGGCCATGCCGATGTCGCATCGGTCGACGAAAAAGAGTTCAAAGCTCCTTTCTTCCACCGTTTCGAATCGATTCCGAGCGCCTTTTTCGACTGGAGCGACTACACGATGAACGATTTCGACAGATACTACAAAAAAGTGGAGAAGAAGTGA
- a CDS encoding FAD-linked oxidase C-terminal domain-containing protein — translation MIDAKHIEALKTFVGNENVYHDKAHMIAYSYDATRERYEPDAVVFPRDEADVSAILRYCNEHRISIVPRGAGSGFTGGALPAKGGIVLALEKHMNKILEIDMDNMVAVVQPGVINMDLQKAVEAKGLFYPPDPASQEYSTIGGNVSENAGGMRAAKYGITKDYVMAIRAVRPGGDIIRAGKKTIKDVAGYNIAGILIASEGTLAVITEITLKLIAKPKLKKTAMGIFPSVERAMEAVYKTMASGVTPVAMEFLDNLTIRAVEEKFHKGLPTEAGAILITDVDGNLPEEIDYQMEVIERVFMENGCMEFKKARNEEESADLWFARRNASQSITIYGSKKINEDITVPRSVLPELLRRIDDVALRYKVKVPCFGHTGDGNVHTNVMVDGSDPKQLEIGHKAIEEIFRITVELGGTLSGEHGIGLSKAPFMHLAFTEEEMNLFRDIKRAFDPNNILNPGKMAL, via the coding sequence ATGATAGATGCCAAACATATCGAAGCGCTGAAAACTTTTGTCGGAAATGAAAACGTCTACCACGACAAAGCCCACATGATCGCCTACTCCTACGATGCGACCCGGGAGCGATACGAACCCGATGCCGTCGTCTTTCCACGCGACGAAGCGGATGTGAGTGCCATACTCAGATACTGCAACGAACACAGGATTTCCATCGTCCCGCGCGGTGCGGGAAGCGGCTTCACCGGCGGTGCACTTCCAGCCAAGGGCGGCATTGTCCTGGCACTCGAGAAACATATGAACAAGATTCTCGAAATCGACATGGACAACATGGTCGCCGTCGTACAGCCCGGCGTCATCAACATGGACCTGCAAAAAGCGGTCGAAGCGAAGGGGCTCTTCTATCCGCCCGATCCGGCGAGTCAGGAGTACTCTACGATCGGCGGCAACGTCAGCGAAAACGCAGGCGGTATGCGGGCGGCAAAATACGGAATCACCAAAGACTATGTCATGGCGATCCGTGCCGTACGTCCGGGCGGCGACATCATCCGCGCCGGTAAAAAGACGATCAAAGATGTCGCCGGCTACAACATCGCCGGCATCCTGATCGCCAGCGAAGGGACGCTCGCCGTCATCACCGAAATCACCCTCAAACTGATCGCCAAACCGAAGCTCAAAAAGACGGCGATGGGCATCTTCCCGAGCGTCGAACGGGCGATGGAGGCGGTCTACAAAACGATGGCCAGTGGCGTCACGCCGGTGGCGATGGAGTTTCTCGACAACCTGACGATCCGTGCCGTCGAAGAGAAGTTCCACAAAGGGCTTCCGACTGAAGCGGGGGCGATCCTCATCACCGATGTCGACGGCAATCTGCCCGAAGAGATCGACTACCAGATGGAGGTGATCGAACGGGTCTTTATGGAAAACGGCTGCATGGAGTTCAAAAAGGCACGCAACGAAGAGGAGTCGGCCGACCTCTGGTTCGCCCGCCGAAACGCCAGCCAGTCGATCACGATCTACGGCAGCAAAAAGATCAACGAAGATATCACGGTTCCACGTTCTGTACTGCCGGAACTTCTGCGCCGCATCGACGACGTTGCACTCAGATACAAGGTCAAAGTCCCCTGCTTCGGCCATACCGGTGACGGCAACGTCCACACCAACGTCATGGTCGACGGCAGCGATCCGAAGCAACTCGAAATCGGCCACAAGGCGATCGAAGAGATCTTCCGCATCACCGTCGAGCTGGGCGGCACCCTCAGCGGAGAACACGGCATCGGCCTCTCCAAAGCACCTTTCATGCATCTCGCCTTCACCGAAGAGGAGATGAACCTTTTTCGGGACATCAAACGTGCCTTCGATCCAAACAATATCCTCAACCCCGGTAAAATGGCGCTTTGA